The genomic DNA GGCGAATGTGACAGGGGAGGACGGACTTCAGGTGACTTCTGACTTGAGTTCCATAAGGTGAAGAGGAGTTAGCTTGACAGAGTTGGggggagtgggcaggggaggggagcaggaggttGGAGggatgttccaggcagagggagtagcaggtgCAAAGCTTGGGGGGGAAGGAGGCGGGCAGGCGGTGCAGAGCAAGTAGGGGAGCTCACCTGGGGAACTGCAAGGAGTGTGGCTGGATCACGTCACATGGGGAGCTGTAGCAGGTCAGCATCTAGGAGGATACAGGTGGCACTGTCACCAGGACCTGGGCCCATTGCACCACACTGGTGATCCAGGCTCAGTAAGATGCTCCCTAAATGTTTGTCCAGGAGGCAAACAAGTGGAGAAAAAACTCTCGGCTCTGAGCATCCTGTTGTCACCCAACTAGAACAAAAAGAGTCCATTGTTCCGTTTACACAGAGCGGTGCAGACCGCCCCATTCTCACTGTCAAGCTGTTTGCACATCCATTTTGCTAGTCCCTCTCTTCTTGGCAACAGTCAGCTGTGTGGGCTCCAGTGGGGACCTCCAGCATCTGGGCTTCGGTGGGGACCTCCAGCATCTGGGCTCCAGTGGGGACCTCCAGCATCTGGGCTCTGGTGGGGTCCTCCAGCTTCTGGGCCTCATCAAAGTGGATGCTGATAGAGTCGCTAAGGCCAGGGCCCCAGATCTAAGCCAGTGGTGTTCACACAGTTTTCATAGTGGAACCCCGTGTTGGAATCATCTCAGAGGGAACCCAGGGCATGGAATGGGGACAAGCAGAGCTTCCACACCGAGGTCCCTGAGCGCTTGGCAACACCTGAGGGTGCACCTGAGAAACAGCAGGGCTCTGTAGAATAGTAAGGAAACCAAGGGTTGAGCTGAACCTCTATTTCCCGGGTATGGAAAcggaagcccagagagggggtGACTCTCCCAGGGTCCCACCACTAGGGACACACCCAGAACTAGACCTGAGACCTCCGATACCAATTCTGCTACACCAGGGTTTTCGTCCACGCCGCCCTGCCCGCCCCACGGCGTGGGGGCCTTGACGGGGCGAAGGGGCGCGCGGCCGGGATCTTGTCCGGGGTCCGGCCTCCGGCCCCAGTCAGGGTACAGACCCCACGAGACCAAAATCTGGAAGGCAGGCGTGGGAGGGCTGTTCGGGGTCACGGCCTGGTTACGCCgtgcctttcttttcctctctctctcttttaatcgAGTTTGaggtggttgttttttgtttccttaagaaatggaaaagaatgaaactgcgTAAACACAGCGATGTTAACTCCCTGAAAAGCCTCCTGCCATTTTAACTCTGttactggagaaataaaagagaaataatttgtcCACCCACACTCAGCTCTTTCTGACGAAGGTAGGTGAACGTTGCTTTGCTAATCGAGGGTGACGGCTGGAAGTGGAGCCTCGCTGACTGATCCCAGATCCCGAGGAAGCCACGGCAGCCCCAGGAGGAGCGGCCGCCGCGGGCCGCCGGGCCCCGGTCACCAGGCGCCTGTCCGCCCCCCGCAGGTCTGCCCCAGCCGGTAGTGATGGACACGCTGGACCAGGCCGAAGGGCTCGCGGGCCCGCAGCGAGAGatgccgccgcccccgccgcccccgccgccaccCCGAGGCGCCGGCAGCCACTCCCTCGGCGGCAGGAGCGGCCTGTGCCTGTTGGCTGCCTCTCAGCTCCTGGTAAGGCGAGCGCAGGCCCCACGAGGCCCGGAGCGAGGGCAGGCGCGGGACGGCCCTTCCCGTCGCCCCCACGATGGCCACCTGGGGacggcggggggaggggccctCCGGTGTCCCTCCGTGACTCGAGGCCCTCGGGCCGGTGTGCGGAGGAGGCCACGGCCTCCGAGACCCTCAGGCCGCCTGCCCTAGCCCAAGACGCGGGGCCCTACACCTCCCGAGCGGCCGGCCTGCGGGGGTCTCGGGGAGGACTTCCCGTCTAGGGAGAGGTCTCTGGGAAGCTTGGCCTTTTATGTCATGCCTGGTGGACTGGGGGGTCCCCTCTGGGAAGGGCTTTATCTTGGCTCCCTCGGGTCAGCTCCTCTCCAGGGAGAGTCCCGAGGCCTTCTCTGCACCCAGGGTTCCCCGGGCTCTTCCCTCAGCTGTGCAGTCTGGACCTTGGGGGGGTTGGGGGCAAGTTGAGGCTGCAGGGGGAAGATGGGGACAAGGAGCCCAAGCTCCAGACTCAGTCCGTCATCCCCCCCGGCTGCCCCAGCTTGCCTGCGGGGTCCTCTGGCTCAGCGGCTACGGCCCCATCTGGTCACAGAATGCCACAGACCTCCTGTCCTCCTCGCTCACACTCCTGGAACAGCTGGGACCCACGGTGAGTAAGCTCCAGGGAGCGCCAAGGTAGGAGGGAACGACGGGACCCCTCCAGGCCCACCAGCCCCTGGATGGGGCTCGTCTGAGTTCAGAAGATACATCCACGCCCCTGAaacccctcaccctgctccccaCGCACACCTGGTTGGCAGCTTTCAGAAACTCGGTTTGTCACCGTAGGAATGGATGAGAACTatgtccccaccaccaccctgaccTGTTTGTCTCATGTTCTCCAGGCCCGGCTGGGCGTTGGGACCTTGGAGGTCCCCAATCTGCTGCTGGTTACTCTGTCTGTGATCCTCATTACCACCCTGGTAAGGTGCTCCCTGACCTGACCTCAGCGCTCCCCTCCTCTGGGAGGGGAGTCCCGGTGCCCACCAGCTCCCATTTGATCCCCCGACTAGATGTTTCATGTCGGGGCAGGGACAGGCTGTCTGTCTCCTTCCACCAGTGTGCTCACAGCCTGGGATGAGGGGCACCTTCTTCTTGAAAATGAGTTTGTGGTGTCCTAGGCTGTTGAAGACTCCCGTAGCAGCCCCACATCCCACCAAAAAGACCTCAATCAACACGAAACTGAGGgttgggaggagggggcaggggggaaggtAGAGGCTGGAACCTCCCACCTAGGTGAAGGGCAGTGGCATGCAGGCAGCTCCCAGGGGAGCTCTAGAGTGAGGGGGCTCAATGTCATGGACACCCCATCACCTGGGGACCAGCCAGCAGATGGCAGGTCCATGATACTATATCTCCCCAACTAGGTGTGGCACCTCCTGAGGGCTCCCCCAGAGCCATCCACCCCACTGCCCCCTGAGGATAGGCGCCAGTCAGTGAGCCGTCAACCCTCCTTCACCTACTCAGAGTGGATGGAAGAGAAGGTCGAGGATGACTTCCTGGACCTGGACCCTGTCCCTGAGACTCCTGTGTTTGACTGCGTGATGGACATCAAGCCTGAGGCTGACCCTGCCTCACTGACCGTCAAGTCCATGGGTCTACAGGAAAGGtgagagggtggaggaggggtgggcTCTGTGGGCTCCTGAGCTTTCAGCTCCCCAGCAGAAGGGCAGGTGCCTGACTCTGACTCCCAGTGGCCAGGACAGAGCTGGCCTCATGGTTTAGCCAGTGTAGACAGACACATGCTCCTCAGGTCGGATTCACATAGATCAGAATGCCCCAGGGAGGGTAAATGCTGTTACTGCACGCGCGCCCACAGGCATGCACATGCGTACGTACTCACACGTTAACTCCTATACCCAAGTAAGTTTGGGTAGGTTCCTGTATTACAGGACTTGTCAGGGCCTTTAACGTACTTGTGTTCATCGTAAATCAGCAAGGGGGTAGCATGTGGCATTCCTCAAAGTGTTGACACAGACCCTTACTTTTAGAAAGTGTCCCATAGCGTTCCCTAGAGCGTACATTGGGAGGCGTCAGCACCTTCTCCTCGGAGCCTCGCTGGGTAAACCAGATGCACCAGGTTTGCGTTATTCCCACGATGTCGTGGAAGAAACACTGGATGAGGAGTCAGAAAACCTAGCTTTTTGTTTCAGGTCTCCCATCCCCTTactgtgtgagcttgggcaaTTCTTGTCCTCtgtctgggactcagtttccctttctaTACAGTGAGGGGCTTTTCAGCTGTTCTGTGTCTTTAGTCACTGGACATGGTGGAGCTTGTCTTGCGCAGACACCCGCCACCGCTGTGCTGCCCCAGGACTCCCCCAGgacctccccttcccctggcaGCTGAGAGGCCTGGCCTCTCCCGGGTGAGATGGCCGGGACTCGTGGGAAGCCCCATCCAGGACCGGTGGGTGGGACCGAGGCTGGGTGCAGAGGGTAGAGCCCTGCTTCTCTGCTCTGCGTAGGTgccctctccccccgccctccgGCTCCTGAcgtcctggggccccggggctggGAAGTGCCTCCAGCGGTGACAGAGGACAGGCCAGGGAGGACTGTGTTGCGATTGCCTTGGATGGAACCGCTGGAACTGGGGCCCCAGGCCCCCCTCAGTTAGTGACTCCACTGCAGGGGCCAGGAATCGGGGAGTCAGTCAGGCCTACATCTCGGAGCTGAGACCCGCGTTCCCCAACCAGTGGGACTGTCACGCTCCCACTGCTCTCTGGGTGCCACCCTGCTCCCACCCTTGACCCCTCCCTCCTCACGCCCCCACCTCTGAGACTCGCTCCCCTCTCCCGGTCCTTCCAGGAGGGGCTCCAACGTCTCCCTGACCCTGGACATGTGCACGCCAGGCTGCGGTGAGGAGGGCTTTGGCTACCTCATGTCCCCGCGTGAGGAGTCGGCCCGCGAGTACCTGCTCAGCGCCTCCCGGGTCCTGCAGGCCGAGGAGCTTCACGAGAAGGCCCTGGACCCCTTCCTGCTGCAGGCAGAGTTCTTTGTGAGTCCCCCCGGGGCCAGCCCCCCACAGTGGGCGGACCTTGCTGCTCACTTCGATGGTGCACTAGCCGGGCAGCGGTGCGGggtgcccagcacccagcacccgaGTGACTGACGTTGCTTCCTTACCAGCTCTCCCACCATCTTGGGCAAGCTGCTTCCCCCCTGAGCCTCAGAGGGGCTCTTTCCAGGTTCCTCATatggaaaatggggataaaaatcaTTGGAATGTTGCAAGGATTAAAGATACGGCTGAGGTGTGCAGGGGACGCAGCCAGGTGATAGGAATCTGGTGGCCTCCCCGCGTCCTTACTGCCCAGCACTGGGCTTTGGGAGTGGTAGAAAGCCTTCCTCCGactctcctcttttccctccctccctcctacccaCTATCTCCGAACGTTGCTCCTCCTCTGACATCTCTCCAGTCACCTCCCCCCCCAGACCTCCGAGAGAGCCTCCAGCTGCCTCCTGTTGGACTTTGAGGGGCCCCGTAAATGACCTGCCTGCTTTACCTGACTGAGCACCCAACCAGTGATTAGCTAGGATGCTAGGATGTAGGAGATGACAGTGTCACCTTTATTTTTGTTGGTAAAGGCTAATTTtgaagtgaggcccaggtgcgtaGCAATAGTGAGCTTCCTAATACTGACCCCAAGAATCCACAAGTTTTCTGCCCACCTCAGGGGATGCACCACTTGCCCCCTGAGGGCATccctgtatttctttctctgcagGAGGGTCcccaaaggaggagggaggaaggaaggggtttGGGCCCAAGAGTGTGCTCCTCACTCGATCTCACCATCTGCCACCAGTCTGGGTGGGAGAGGGCAAGAGGCCATGAGTATTTGGGGACCGTCCCTCCTGGGAGAAGCCAGGGGGATGGGGAAGCCATGTGCCTTCCTCGGCTTCCCTTACCCAGGCCACCTGGCCTCCTACCTGGCCCGGATGGCTGTTTCCTCTGAGAAAACCTCTGCTGCCCTCCGACCCACCGCTCCACATTCTCAGGGCTGGGCATGGTCTGTCTCGCCCGAGCTGGGCTAGCCGAGCCTCCTTTTTCagccctgtgccccctcccctaCAGGGACTGTCCACTTCAAACTGGACtaccacccccctccacccccaggcctttctcttccccacctctactcacatccccccacccccaccccactggaTGCTTCCAGAAAGCCTTTCTCAACCACCCCAGCCTCAGCTTCGCTGCGTGTTCCCACCACCCTCACCTCCCTGGTGTTTCCTGTTCAATAGCTGATTGTTGATTTTGCCCAGAGACCAAGGAACACAGCCTGCGCCCTCACTCCATGGGCACTTTTGTACACATTGCCTTTTGGGGAATGGGagggttagggtttttttttgtggggtttttttggattCTCATAATAACCCTAGAAAATTAAGTGTAGTGATCCTTAACGCCCATACTTAAATATGTCCAAAAACTGTGGACATTGTGAAACTGGAGTCAGGTGCTGAGCGATGGGGACAGGTGGAAGGGGGGGTGAAGAAGCCAGAGGCACTGGGGAGTCACCCCCATGAGCAGTAGGGAGGGGGCAAGAGGTGAACTTAAAAGCTGGGAACTGTTTGGACAGATGGAGAAGGGTGGGACCAGCGCTCCCGACCAGCAGAGGGTCGGAAGGAGTGCCGGGAGCTCAGACCAGGAGGCAGGGTAGCCGGGGAAGAGACTGGCCTGTAACCAGAGAGCAGCCCACAGTGAACAAAGACCAGATCCAAGGCGACATCACGTGGCCAGGCAGAGAGGATTGGATTTGGGGTTTTTGACACAGTTGTGATTGGAAGGCACAAGCACATCCTTGAGGAGCTCAGAAGGAGGCTCCTTTCCTGCTGGAGAACGAGggagggcttcttggaggagaGGGCGCTTAAGGTGGACAGGACAGAGGAAGCGGAGGATGGGGTGGATGTTTCCACAAAGGGAGCAGCACAGCCCGAGCCCCCGAGGCCGGAACCCAGGTCAGCCtcgaggggagggggatggaagGCAGTGATTGGCCAGGTCACTTTTTCTCTTGTTCCCTGTTCATCAGCCGTTTATGGAGCATCTACGAGGTGCCAGGCTGGCCCCGGGGCAACAGTCGTAATAACAGCATTTATTATGCACTCACtagtgccaggcactattcttaATGCTTTTCCTGTGCACTGACTGGTTTCATAGTACACGTTCACTGAGTGAGTGCGTGCACTCAAGCACACGCCTGGACTAGAGGTTAGAGGCACACCAGTGCCTGGATCCCGACGCCTGTGAGAGCCGGCCCACCGCGGCTAACGCCCCCATGTCCTCCTCTGGCAGGAAATCCCCATGAACTTTGTGGATCCGAAGGAGTATGACATCCCCGGGCTGGTGCGCAAGAACCGGTACAAAACCATCCTGCCCAGTGAGTACTCACGGCCCCCGGGGCGTGGGGTGCACCTCCCCTGGGAGCCCCTCGCCCTGAGGAAGACCTCAACCCCGGAGCTAGGCCTCGAGGTCacgaggagaagggaaggagggctgggGGCACCCGGGGAAGGGGAAAGGCCCCCGTGGTGAGGGCAGAGCTGAGCTCACAGCTTCACCCTTGCCCTCCCTGGCTGTGCTTGGCTCTGGAAACCCGGAGAGAGAGAATGACGACAGTAGCAGCTCCCAGACAGTGCCCGGTGACCCCAGAGTGTTTTCACGCTCTTTCTCCCTGCAGAGTGGGCAGGCGGCTAAGAGggggaaatgaggctcagagaggtagagTCACACGGCTAGGAAGGACAGAGCTGAGTCTCACCCTGGGCCTCTTTGACCCCGGAATCGGGCTCTTCTGTGTACCTTGCGTGGAGTTTGCTCAGACTGGGAGTCCTCTGACAGGAAGAGCCACCCCACAAGGGCATGAGGTGCCGATCAGCTAGTGAGCTCCCCGTCACTCAAGGTGTTCAAGTGAAGCTGCGTGATCGATCCCCTGGCAGATCTgagagggatttttttccccctttgaggGCAGTCAGACCAGGTGACCTAACGTTCCTCTTTCAGCCCTGGGGTGTCATTTTCAGCTAACTTTCATCAGGCCCCTGTCTGCCTGTCACCCCTGCCAAGTTCTGGCCCCAGGCCCCCCCGGGCTAGCTTAGGGGGTGACTTGTTGAAAGCGAATCCCCACCAACCTACTCCACTCAGTTTGTGGAGTAACGAGGCTTTAAAAAAGCAGTTTTGCCATCAGCATCTCCAACAACATGTAAGATGTCatgacttatttttaacttttaaaatatcgaCTTGTGGTTGCCATGGTTACACAGTCTCTAGGTAGTTCCGGTTAAACAAAGCACCATTTAAGGCCAGGATGCGTTCTTCAGGGCTGCTCACCTCCTTCCTCATCTTGTCACCCGCAAACCACCCAGCCCCACCTGGAGGGGCTCAGGCACCCCGGAACCTAGGGCTTGGCTGGTCACTCGGAatggtgggggggagagggggagccaGACCACCCCTCCGCCTGGCTCCCCCTGGACGGCTGAGAGGTCCTGAGCC from Canis aureus isolate CA01 chromosome 23, VMU_Caureus_v.1.0, whole genome shotgun sequence includes the following:
- the PTPN5 gene encoding tyrosine-protein phosphatase non-receptor type 5 isoform X1; its protein translation is MNYEEARSEREKHAADDSEGGILDMCCSERLPGLPQPVVMDTLDQAEGLAGPQREMPPPPPPPPPPRGAGSHSLGGRSGLCLLAASQLLLACGVLWLSGYGPIWSQNATDLLSSSLTLLEQLGPTARLGVGTLEVPNLLLVTLSVILITTLVWHLLRAPPEPSTPLPPEDRRQSVSRQPSFTYSEWMEEKVEDDFLDLDPVPETPVFDCVMDIKPEADPASLTVKSMGLQERRGSNVSLTLDMCTPGCGEEGFGYLMSPREESAREYLLSASRVLQAEELHEKALDPFLLQAEFFEIPMNFVDPKEYDIPGLVRKNRYKTILPNPHSRVCLTSPDPDDPLSSYINANYIRGYGGEEKVYIATQGPIVSTVGDFWRMVWQEHTPIIVMITNIEEMNEKCTEYWPEEQVVYDGVEIIVQKVIHTEDYRLRVISLRNGTEERGLKHYWFTSWPDQKTPDRAPPLLHLVREVEEAAQQEGPRCAPIIVHCSAGIGRTGCFIATSICCQQLRHEGVVDILKTTCQLRQDRGGMIQTCEQYQFVHHVMSLYEKQLSRPSPE
- the PTPN5 gene encoding tyrosine-protein phosphatase non-receptor type 5 isoform X3, coding for MQVWAEVAWSPFNDKAEQRALAPFSSADERSEREKHAADDSEGGILDMCCSERLPGLPQPVVMDTLDQAEGLAGPQREMPPPPPPPPPPRGAGSHSLGGRSGLCLLAASQLLLACGVLWLSGYGPIWSQNATDLLSSSLTLLEQLGPTARLGVGTLEVPNLLLVTLSVILITTLVWHLLRAPPEPSTPLPPEDRRQSVSRQPSFTYSEWMEEKVEDDFLDLDPVPETPVFDCVMDIKPEADPASLTVKSMGLQERRGSNVSLTLDMCTPGCGEEGFGYLMSPREESAREYLLSASRVLQAEELHEKALDPFLLQAEFFEIPMNFVDPKEYDIPGLVRKNRYKTILPNPHSRVCLTSPDPDDPLSSYINANYIRGYGGEEKVYIATQGPIVSTVGDFWRMVWQEHTPIIVMITNIEEMNEKCTEYWPEEQVVYDGVEIIVQKVIHTEDYRLRVISLRNGTEERGLKHYWFTSWPDQKTPDRAPPLLHLVREVEEAAQQEGPRCAPIIVHCSAGIGRTGCFIATSICCQQLRHEGVVDILKTTCQLRQDRGGMIQTCEQYQFVHHVMSLYEKQLSRPSPE
- the PTPN5 gene encoding tyrosine-protein phosphatase non-receptor type 5 isoform X5, whose translation is MDTLDQAEGLAGPQREMPPPPPPPPPPRGAGSHSLGGRSGLCLLAASQLLLACGVLWLSGYGPIWSQNATDLLSSSLTLLEQLGPTARLGVGTLEVPNLLLVTLSVILITTLVWHLLRAPPEPSTPLPPEDRRQSVSRQPSFTYSEWMEEKVEDDFLDLDPVPETPVFDCVMDIKPEADPASLTVKSMGLQERRGSNVSLTLDMCTPGCGEEGFGYLMSPREESAREYLLSASRVLQAEELHEKALDPFLLQAEFFEIPMNFVDPKEYDIPGLVRKNRYKTILPNPHSRVCLTSPDPDDPLSSYINANYIRGYGGEEKVYIATQGPIVSTVGDFWRMVWQEHTPIIVMITNIEEMNEKCTEYWPEEQVVYDGVEIIVQKVIHTEDYRLRVISLRNGTEERGLKHYWFTSWPDQKTPDRAPPLLHLVREVEEAAQQEGPRCAPIIVHCSAGIGRTGCFIATSICCQQLRHEGVVDILKTTCQLRQDRGGMIQTCEQYQFVHHVMSLYEKQLSRPSPE
- the PTPN5 gene encoding tyrosine-protein phosphatase non-receptor type 5 isoform X4, which encodes MNYEEARSEREKHAADDSEGGILDMCCSERLPALSDEGLPQPVVMDTLDQAEGLAGPQREMPPPPPPPPPPRGAGSHSLGGRSGLCLLAASQLLLACGVLWLSGYGPIWSQNATDLLSSSLTLLEQLGPTARLGVGTLEVPNLLLVTLSVILITTLVWHLLRAPPEPSTPLPPEDRRQSVSRQPSFTYSEWMEEKVEDDFLDLDPVPETPVFDCVMDIKPEADPASLTVKSMGLQERRGSNVSLTLDMCTPGCGEEGFGYLMSPREESAREYLLSASRVLQAEELHEKALDPFLLQAEFFEIPMNFVDPKEYDIPGLVRKNRYKTILPNPHSRVCLTSPDPDDPLSSYINANYIRGYGGEEKVYIATQGPIVSTVGDFWRMVWQEHTPIIVMITNIEEMNEKCTEYWPEEQVVYDGVEIIVQKVIHTEDYRLRVISLRNGTEERGLKHYWFTSWPDQKTPDRAPPLLHLVREVEEAAQQEGPRCAPIIVHCSAGIGRTGCFIATSICCQQLRHEGVVDILKTTCQLRQDRGGMIQTCEQYQFVHHVMSLYEKQLSRPSPE
- the PTPN5 gene encoding tyrosine-protein phosphatase non-receptor type 5 isoform X2, producing MQVWAEVAWSPFNDKAEQRALAPFSSADERSEREKHAADDSEGGILDMCCSERLPALSDEGLPQPVVMDTLDQAEGLAGPQREMPPPPPPPPPPRGAGSHSLGGRSGLCLLAASQLLLACGVLWLSGYGPIWSQNATDLLSSSLTLLEQLGPTARLGVGTLEVPNLLLVTLSVILITTLVWHLLRAPPEPSTPLPPEDRRQSVSRQPSFTYSEWMEEKVEDDFLDLDPVPETPVFDCVMDIKPEADPASLTVKSMGLQERRGSNVSLTLDMCTPGCGEEGFGYLMSPREESAREYLLSASRVLQAEELHEKALDPFLLQAEFFEIPMNFVDPKEYDIPGLVRKNRYKTILPNPHSRVCLTSPDPDDPLSSYINANYIRGYGGEEKVYIATQGPIVSTVGDFWRMVWQEHTPIIVMITNIEEMNEKCTEYWPEEQVVYDGVEIIVQKVIHTEDYRLRVISLRNGTEERGLKHYWFTSWPDQKTPDRAPPLLHLVREVEEAAQQEGPRCAPIIVHCSAGIGRTGCFIATSICCQQLRHEGVVDILKTTCQLRQDRGGMIQTCEQYQFVHHVMSLYEKQLSRPSPE